GAATCTCAACATGCGAAACTGTATAAAAATGGACCCCCTGCCTGGATTCAGAAGGCTCATCCCCCTGATATTGTTATTGGAAATCCAAATGCTACCATGGTCACCAGGAGAAAATTACAAAATCTGATTGCCTTCGCCTGCTACTTATCTCAGATTGAGCCAAAAAGTGCCAAGGATGCTCTTTTAGATGAGTTCTGGCTTGCTGCCATGCAAGATGAACTGTTCCAATTCAAACGAAATGATGTGTGGACCCTAGTTCCCTTACCTGAGGGAGCTAATGTTGTTGGAactaaatggattttcaagaacaAATCAGATGAGTTTGGCACTGTCATAAGAAATAAGGCAAGGTTATTTGCACAAGGCTACAATCAGGTGGAAGGAGTGGACTTTGAAGAAACCTTTGCCCCAGTTGCACGGTTGGAATCTATTCGGTTACTTCTTGCAATTTCATGCCATCTGAGAATCTAAttacatcaaatggatgtaaaaagtGTGTTTCTGAATGGTATTCTCCAAGAGGAAGTTTATGTGAAACAACCTCAAGGTTTTGAGGATCCTCAGTTCCCTGACTATGTTTTCCACCTGAAAAAGGCCCTATATGGGTTAAAGCAAGCTCCTCGCGCATGGTATGACAGACTTACTGCCTATCTTCTGTCCAATGGATTCACCTGTGGTAGTGCAGATAATACCCTCTTTATCAGGTATCTCACTGATGGAATATTTGTTGCACagatatatgtggatgacataattTTTGGGTCAACTTGTGAGAGTGAGGTTACTAGGTTTGTAGATCTTATGCAAAGTGAGTTTGAGATGAGTCtaatcggagatctatcttattTTCTAGGACTTCAGATTAAGCAATCAGATCAGGGAATGTTTATTTCTCAGTCTAAGTATACCAAGTCCATGTTAGAAAAATTTGGTTTCACTCAGGTCAAACATGCACGCACTCCTATAGGCACTACCTCTAAACTCAACAAAGATGAATCTGGGGACCCGGTAGATCAAACCCTGTATCGTAGCATGATAGGCAGCCTGTTGTATCTCACAGCTAGTCGTCCTGATATTTCctttagtgttggtctatgtgcCCGTTATCAAGCCAATCCTAAACAGTCTCATCTTACTGCTGTTAAACGTATTTTTAAATATCTTGCAGGGACTATCGAATTTGGTTTATGGTATTCATGTGATACAAATATGTCCCTGGTAGGGTATAGTGACTCTGACTGGGCAGGATCTCTAGATGATAGGAAAAGTACTTTTGGGGGTTGTTTCTATATTGGGAACAATTTGGTGTCTtggtttagcaagaaacaacATTCTATTTCACTCTCCACTGCTGAAGTAGAGTACATTGCGGCTGGCAGCTGTTGTACTCAGCTCATCTGGCTCAACAAGATGCTCACTCATTATGGTTATCCCCAAAAGTCATTGACCCTATTTTGTGATAGCACAAGTGCCATTAACATTTCCAAAAACCCAGTTCAACATTCAAGGACCAAACACATTGACATACGTTATCATTTCATTAGAAACATGGTTGAGTCTAAATTGCTAACAATTTCTCATGTTTCCACTAATGCCCAGTTAGCAGATTTGTTTACAAAAGCTCTTGATACTCAAACTTATGCACATCTCCGAACCAGCATTGGTCTCTGTATCATCTGAGAGGTTCGGTGTTTCGTCTGGTCATATTTTTTTTCATGCTTTACCAAATTTTATTTTTCCTAAGTCTGTGTGAAGTACTTGTATCTTGATCACTGTTTCTTAATCACACCATTTTTTCCCAAGATTTAGAATTGAGCCCTTATTTTCTCCAGCTCAAAAGGCTACCATTATTGGATGCAATGGGAAGAGCTTCCTTTGTACCATCTTATGCCCTGAGGAGTTTGCTCCTCCTCTTGGTGTTTGATgagcaaaataaaaataaaaggagaCGGCTACATCTCTGATGATGAGTGAAAACCAGTGCTGGGTATTTGGAAAACTCAGAGTGTTTGTTGTCAAAAGaggatttattaaaaaaaaagggggAAGTTTTTAGATTCATGTTGAGTGAGTGGACCACTTAATAATTTTGGTCCACATGAGGTCTTTTTGCACACACAAATGAAAATAATGGCTCAAATCTCTTGGTAAGAAAAATTTGTGTGTTTAGGCAGTGTTCTTTCCGCATGTATATATCAcacttttttcccattttttttggTAAGCATGTTGTGTATTTTTTGATCAGATATCTTAATCCATGTTGAGCTTATCAGAGTTGTTGTTCGTAAATCTATTCTGCCATTTCAGTgtgcatattttttttatgttggctgtttggattctattcctgtcttttattcttttatttaaaaaaaaaatgtcagTTTTGGTCCTTCATATATTAGTGTGGGTTATTTTTTTAATGGGCTTTGTCATTCTTTGTGCACGGTCACTTTCTTTTAAGGGAATTTCTAAAGTCTTTCTATAAATATAACATCCCTTGAGCTTGTGTGAGTTGTGTTTACAGTGGTCCAATTGCAGAAACCCTAAACAATTCGGCATTATGAAGCAAAGAGCCAATCGCCGTCGTTCCCGTCTCCGGTCTTCTCCTATCGCCGATGTGCCGGTCTCTCCTTCTCCGGAGGTGGCTATCTCATCCTCTGTGGATGCatccactacaacaaaaaaggtcatttgcgtcagtttataactgccacaattgattttttgcgtcagtttgatatgtgacgcaattgccgatgacgcaaaccagagtgtcatttgcgtcagtgggacactgccacaaatgttaaaaatgagtattttttgcgtcagttgggcactgtcacgtaaagtattaaccagggaattgcaaatgtttatgccaatttccctggcctattttgataaaaaaaaatcagcaccagaaatagaaaaacagcagtatgaatagaaaaacaacagtataatttttttaaaacatttatctagagttaacatttgtgatcaaaactataaaagtaattcagatatcaaagttaatatatgtactcttgtgtgttctaaatttctaagtattaaacctacttaaactaaaatttcctcaccaacttgctcaaATTACTAAACcttacaaaaaattgggcagcatttatcttatttctatcatatttcccaaaatttaaataaacctatattcatcacataaatacaaaaaatcaagtaatcaatcaaacatgcacaattacaaccttatatcaccgcaacacacagtcccagatcctatctccactattttataattcgtacattctactaagttcaatatcttaattatacattaaggtttaaaatattacctctaatataaaatcctcgaaagcttgatctcaccaacaaagttgtcaacaaaatacctactcaaatataacaataaacaaaaaaataataaaaaagttagcaaaatataaagaaaaatatattaaagctatattgtaactaaataaacaataaagtgcttaaagaaaacaaataatttgttatatgtactcatttatatacttaaacccgaaataaagttttttttttttttttaaaagttaacaaatcacataaagaaaaattgactataaatatcctaactaaatcaataataaaatataacttaaaaaaaacaaacaattttaatatatacatatttaaccaattaaacccaaaatttaaaaagttaacaaaatataaacaaaagttttccaataataatcaaactaaacaattaataaaatgaaaattatacaaaatatattcgttaatatatatatacactcatttatataagtaaattcgaaattaaattaaattaaaaaaagttaataaaaataaaataaattataataaaaatcaaatattaaaatgcaaagtttaaacctaaaacaattacataatcataaatataaaactatccaaaaattaaaaaatctgaaattatgtcaatttataaaaaaaaaatcacaaaaattaaatttaaatcacaaaaagtaataaaattgcacttacttgtggtaattgagcaatgtgggttcttgatgtagaaaacccaaaaaaaccaagaaagtttatgggttttcaaactacaatcttcaaaaatacaaaatttatacaaaaaattcaaaaaaaactatatataagttacataaacatatataaatcattatttttacattaaaattgatAAAAACGTACCTAGGTGAGCAAATGTGGAAGGAGGCGCCGCTGGTTCTCTGGTTTTTCAAGCATTTTTGTTTCTGAACATTAGGTAAATGGGTCTATACACGGGACGATGAGGGTTTATTTAGGTTATTGGggtcgtttgcgtcagtgccccactgacgctgttaacggcccatttgcgtcagtgcggcactgacgcaaacggcccCATTAAACAGCGTCAGTGTATGTTATGACGCAATTTCCccatcatttgtggcagtgcctaactgtcacaaatgttaatttttggtcaacaacgttagtcaactgcgttgactgacgcgtttgactgacacaattgcccttttttgtagtagtgatctGTGCCATCTGCAGTCGCCACATCATCCAGTCGAGTTGTGTCTCCTGCCCTTGATTCTAGTGTGGTTATGGCTATTATTCCGATTCTGCCTACCGTCGCAGAGTCATCTCCGTCGCCGTCCCTTCCCGAGGTGGTGACTGGGTCTCTTCCTACCGTCAGTTCCTCTGACAAAGTCCTCCATGCCCGTCCGCCTTCTTCTGTTGGTAAGTCCCCTAAACGTATTACTCGTTCCTCTGCTGAGTCTGCGTCCTCCCCTGTTCCATCCTCTCCATTGCCGACCCCAACCACACCATCTAGTCATTCTCTTAAGTCGCCTGTTAAGCCATCCTTAACCAAAAACCCCAAGGCTCGGTCTGCCTCCAAACCTGCACCTCCACCTCAACCCGCACCCCCACCAAAACCAGCACCCCCACCCCAACCCAAACCCTCACCCCAACTCCAACCCGCACCTCAATCACAATCCACACCAACACCCCCTCCAAAACCTCACCCAAAGCCTATCCCTAAGTCCCATGTTCCTGTGCGGTCCAAAGGAAAAGCTAAAATGCATGAGTCCTCACCTCTCCCCAAACCATCTGCTCCAAAACGTAAACCCAAGGATACTCCGGTTGCCCCATCTCCTAAAAAGTCCAAGCTTAGCACTAGTTCTAAGGATTCTGTGTTTGTTGATCCATCGTCTATTCAATACTTTGTTGATGCAACCAAGGCCTCGCACTATCAGAGATGGTTTGCTGTGCGCGACGTGTGGCCTGAATATCTTGTTGTTTTAGAAGATTTTCCTGAATTAGTTGACCTTTTACAGTCTAGGCAGTGGGTTAATACAGTGTCTAAATTGGTGTCTCCTCATCTCATTCTCATTagggaattttatgcaaatttagaTAAGTCAGCTGTAGATGGGAAAAATGAAAATTGTCTTACTGCATTTGTTCGGGGTAGTCGTATCAAATATGCACCATCCACTATATCTCGTGCATTAAAGATTC
This genomic interval from Humulus lupulus chromosome 8, drHumLupu1.1, whole genome shotgun sequence contains the following:
- the LOC133795462 gene encoding uncharacterized protein LOC133795462, which translates into the protein MKQRANRRRSRLRSSPIADVPVSPSPEVAISSSVDASTTTKKVNGSIHGTMRVYLGYWGRLLATSSSRVVSPALDSSVVMAIIPILPTVAESSPSPSLPEVVTGSLPTVSSSDKVLHARPPSSVGKSPKRITRSSAESASSPVPSSPLPTPTTPSSHSLKSPVKPSLTKNPKARSASKPAPPPQPAPPPKPAPPPQPKPSPQLQPAPQSQSTPTPPPKPHPKPIPKSHVPVRSKGKAKMHESSPLPKPSAPKRKPKDTPVAPSPKKSKLSTSSKDSVFVDPSSIQYFVDATKASHYQRWFAVRDVWPEYLVVLEDFPELVDLLQSRQWVNTVSKLVSPHLILIREFYANLDKSAVDGKNENCLTAFVRGSRIKYAPSTISRALKIPKVLKPAYTKSYRPDQSTMGHLSFITLEIGKFLYAVGTSVSIDLATLIFDRIVDVASSTGFLATLKRKVSSTAPSSSQPSKPQAPMFKGLSDSSWEVQLYTEFKAFTKRYKKD